A window of the Deinococcus gobiensis I-0 genome harbors these coding sequences:
- the mnmG gene encoding tRNA uridine-5-carboxymethylaminomethyl(34) synthesis enzyme MnmG, translating into MSGWNVIVIGGGHAGLEAAWAAAKFSRVALLIGNPATVGRMPCNPAVGGPGKSQLVFEVQALGGLMGRLADDTAIHTRVLNASKGPAVQSLRVQNERDAYAERAQDVIFGQPDIEIVRGEAADLESDGRGGWTVVTTDGRRLQARSVVVAAGTFMRGVTWYGRHSRPEGRQGEPPSRFLSAPLARAGHVLKRYKTGTPPRVRADSVRFGDLLEIPADPQPRGFTGRPGPRAAESPTWQTHTTAETHRLIQENLHESPMYAGDIEGLGPRYCPSIEDKVVKFAHHDRHLLFVEPDGVQTSEVYLQGFSSSMPPKLQDQLVRTLPGFEQAVVQRYAYAVEYDVVDSTELTLNLESRVMPGVFTAGQINGTSGYEEAAAQGLVAGTAAARRSLGLDEQFIGRETGYLGVLLDDLVFKGSDEPYRMMTSRVEHRLLVRQDNADERMTPPGHTLGLVGDTELARVQAKYARVEAGSEALRRQRAGGQTGDAWLRRPEFALADVEALGITLPELSAEEREAVEIRVKYAGYIDRARQQLRAEERARDLSLRGVKFGGISSLSNEAREKLTRLQPQTVAQASRISGVRHADISALLVHLRQQGVSRET; encoded by the coding sequence ATGAGCGGCTGGAACGTCATTGTCATCGGTGGGGGCCACGCGGGCCTCGAAGCGGCGTGGGCCGCCGCGAAGTTCTCGCGCGTGGCGCTGCTGATCGGCAACCCGGCCACGGTGGGCCGCATGCCCTGCAATCCGGCGGTCGGCGGCCCCGGCAAGAGCCAGCTCGTGTTCGAGGTGCAGGCCCTCGGCGGCCTGATGGGCCGGCTGGCCGACGACACGGCGATCCACACCCGCGTCCTGAACGCGAGCAAGGGGCCGGCGGTGCAGTCCCTGCGGGTCCAGAACGAACGCGACGCCTATGCCGAGCGCGCCCAGGACGTAATCTTCGGGCAGCCCGACATCGAGATCGTGCGCGGCGAGGCGGCCGACCTGGAAAGCGACGGGCGCGGCGGCTGGACCGTGGTCACGACCGACGGGCGGCGCCTACAGGCCCGCAGCGTGGTCGTCGCGGCCGGCACCTTCATGCGCGGCGTGACCTGGTACGGCCGCCACTCGCGCCCCGAGGGCCGGCAGGGCGAGCCGCCCTCGCGCTTCCTCTCGGCGCCGCTGGCCCGCGCCGGGCACGTCCTCAAGCGCTACAAGACGGGCACCCCTCCCCGCGTGCGGGCCGACTCAGTGCGCTTCGGCGACCTGCTGGAGATTCCGGCCGACCCACAGCCGCGCGGCTTCACCGGCCGCCCCGGCCCCCGCGCCGCCGAGTCCCCCACCTGGCAGACCCACACCACCGCCGAGACGCACCGGCTCATCCAGGAGAACCTCCACGAGTCACCCATGTACGCCGGCGACATCGAGGGCCTGGGGCCGCGCTACTGCCCGAGCATCGAGGACAAAGTCGTGAAGTTCGCGCACCACGACCGCCACCTGCTGTTCGTCGAGCCCGACGGCGTGCAGACGAGCGAGGTGTACCTCCAGGGCTTCAGCTCCTCGATGCCCCCCAAATTGCAGGACCAGCTCGTGCGCACCCTGCCGGGCTTCGAGCAGGCCGTGGTGCAGCGCTACGCCTACGCCGTCGAGTACGACGTGGTGGACTCGACCGAGCTGACCCTGAATCTGGAATCGCGCGTCATGCCGGGCGTCTTCACGGCGGGCCAGATCAACGGGACCAGCGGTTACGAGGAAGCGGCGGCGCAGGGCCTCGTCGCGGGCACGGCGGCGGCGCGGCGCTCGCTGGGCCTGGACGAACAGTTCATTGGCCGCGAGACAGGCTATCTGGGTGTGCTCCTCGACGATCTGGTGTTCAAGGGCAGCGACGAGCCGTACCGCATGATGACCAGCCGCGTCGAACACCGCCTGCTGGTGCGCCAGGACAACGCCGATGAGCGGATGACCCCGCCGGGGCACACGCTGGGGCTGGTCGGGGACACCGAACTGGCCCGCGTGCAGGCCAAGTACGCGCGGGTCGAGGCCGGCAGCGAGGCGCTGCGCCGCCAGCGGGCCGGCGGTCAGACCGGCGACGCGTGGCTACGCCGCCCCGAATTTGCCCTGGCCGATGTCGAGGCGCTGGGGATCACGCTGCCCGAGTTGAGCGCCGAGGAACGTGAGGCGGTCGAGATCCGGGTGAAGTACGCCGGCTATATCGACCGCGCCCGCCAGCAACTCCGCGCCGAGGAGCGCGCCCGCGACCTCAGCCTACGTGGGGTGAAGTTCGGCGGCATCAGCTCGCTCTCGAACGAGGCCCGCGAAAAGCTCACGCGCCTGCAACCGCAGACGGTGGCGCAGGCCTCGCGTATTTCCGGGGTGCGCCACGCCGACATTAGCGCCCTGCTGGTCCATCTGCGGCAACAGGGTGTTTCACGGGAAACTTGA
- a CDS encoding thiamine pyrophosphate-dependent dehydrogenase E1 component subunit alpha: MIQPFTPEPIRYVAEDGVPLRPLPPAFTPGRLRELHALMLRAREFDRKLITLLRQGRTTFYAQSSGMEATQVGLASSIRVGHDWVWPYYRDHTLGLAMGVPMFELLSQCLGTNSDTSRGRQMPHHFAARAQNFVSISSSIASQVPPAAGNAMAQKYLGTDEITVTTFGDGATSEGDWHAGLNMAGAAQAPCLFVCENNQWAISTNLKAQTASENIHIKAKAYGMPGFYVDGNDIVAVIEVCTHAAEWVRAGNGPALVECLTYRVGSHSNADADAEKSYRTREEVQEWLGRDPITRVEALLSHLGHPVDAAERAELIARTHREVDEEVRRAEATGQPDWRIVFEDVYADLPVHLREQERELRAEHTHHNGGRA, from the coding sequence ATGATCCAGCCCTTTACTCCCGAGCCGATCCGCTACGTCGCGGAAGACGGCGTGCCGCTGCGGCCCCTGCCGCCTGCCTTTACTCCCGGGCGCCTGCGTGAGCTGCATGCCCTGATGCTGCGCGCCCGTGAATTCGACCGCAAACTCATCACCCTGCTGCGCCAGGGCCGCACGACCTTCTATGCCCAGTCGAGCGGCATGGAGGCGACCCAGGTAGGCCTGGCGAGCAGCATCCGCGTGGGCCACGACTGGGTGTGGCCGTATTACCGCGACCACACGCTCGGTCTGGCGATGGGCGTGCCCATGTTCGAACTGCTGAGCCAGTGCCTGGGCACCAACTCGGACACCTCGCGCGGCCGCCAGATGCCGCACCATTTCGCGGCGCGCGCCCAGAATTTCGTGTCCATCAGCTCCAGCATCGCCTCGCAGGTGCCGCCCGCCGCCGGCAACGCGATGGCCCAGAAGTACCTGGGCACCGACGAGATCACGGTCACGACCTTCGGGGACGGGGCCACCAGCGAGGGCGACTGGCACGCGGGCCTGAACATGGCCGGGGCGGCGCAGGCGCCGTGCCTGTTCGTGTGCGAGAACAACCAGTGGGCCATCAGCACCAATCTCAAGGCCCAGACGGCCAGCGAGAACATCCACATCAAGGCGAAGGCCTACGGGATGCCGGGTTTCTATGTGGACGGCAACGACATCGTGGCCGTCATCGAGGTCTGCACGCACGCCGCCGAGTGGGTACGCGCCGGCAACGGCCCCGCCCTGGTCGAGTGCCTGACCTACCGCGTGGGGTCGCACAGCAACGCCGACGCCGACGCCGAAAAGAGCTACCGCACCCGCGAGGAGGTGCAGGAGTGGCTGGGGCGCGACCCCATCACCCGCGTCGAGGCGCTGCTCTCGCACCTGGGGCACCCGGTGGACGCCGCCGAGCGCGCCGAGCTGATCGCCCGCACCCACCGCGAGGTGGACGAGGAGGTGCGCCGCGCCGAGGCGACCGGCCAGCCCGACTGGCGCATCGTGTTCGAGGACGTGTACGCCGACCTGCCCGTGCATCTGCGCGAGCAGGAGCGCGAGCTGCGCGCCGAGCACACGCACCACAACGGGGGCCGCGCATGA
- a CDS encoding alpha-ketoacid dehydrogenase subunit beta yields MTATQEPQVREAQGRGEEGQGTGPRTINLIQGVTEALAEELARDERVVLFGEDVGARGGVFMATAGLQERFGKHRVFDTPLSEASIVGAAVGMAVRGLRPVAEIQFADYMGPGFDQIISQAAKMRYRSGGQFTAPLVIRTPSGGGVKGGHHHSQSPEAYYAHTPGLKVVMPSTPYDAKGLLKAAIRGEDPVIFFEPKRLYRAARGEVPGHDFTVKIGEAAVRREGRDLSLIGYGGVMTDLEKAADALAAEGVSVEVIDLRSLVPWDRDKVLASVEKTGRAVLVSEAPRTANFMGEVAYVIQEQAFDSLLAPVVQVAGFDTPYPYVQDKVYLPGPNRIAAACVRALNY; encoded by the coding sequence ATGACCGCCACGCAGGAGCCGCAGGTGCGGGAGGCCCAGGGCAGGGGAGAGGAGGGGCAGGGGACCGGGCCGCGTACCATCAACCTCATCCAGGGCGTGACCGAGGCGCTGGCCGAGGAACTGGCGCGCGACGAGCGCGTCGTGCTGTTCGGGGAGGACGTGGGGGCGCGCGGCGGCGTGTTCATGGCGACGGCCGGCCTTCAGGAGCGCTTCGGCAAGCACCGCGTCTTCGACACCCCGCTCTCCGAGGCGAGCATCGTCGGGGCGGCGGTGGGCATGGCGGTGCGTGGCCTGCGCCCGGTCGCGGAGATCCAGTTCGCGGACTACATGGGGCCGGGCTTCGACCAGATCATCAGCCAGGCGGCCAAGATGCGCTACCGCTCGGGCGGCCAGTTCACGGCCCCGCTGGTGATCCGCACGCCGTCGGGCGGCGGAGTCAAGGGCGGGCACCACCACTCGCAGAGTCCGGAGGCGTACTACGCGCACACGCCGGGCCTCAAGGTGGTCATGCCCAGCACCCCCTACGACGCCAAGGGGCTGCTCAAGGCGGCCATCCGGGGCGAGGACCCGGTGATCTTCTTCGAGCCCAAGCGGCTGTACCGCGCGGCGCGCGGCGAGGTGCCGGGCCACGACTTCACCGTGAAGATCGGCGAGGCGGCCGTGCGCCGGGAGGGCCGCGACCTCTCGCTCATCGGTTACGGCGGCGTGATGACCGACCTGGAAAAGGCCGCCGACGCGCTGGCGGCCGAGGGCGTGAGCGTGGAGGTCATCGACCTGCGCTCGCTGGTGCCCTGGGACCGCGACAAGGTGCTGGCGAGCGTCGAGAAGACCGGCCGCGCCGTGCTGGTCAGCGAGGCGCCGCGCACCGCCAATTTCATGGGCGAGGTGGCCTACGTGATCCAGGAGCAGGCCTTCGACTCGTTGCTGGCCCCCGTGGTGCAGGTCGCGGGTTTCGACACGCCGTATCCCTACGTGCAGGACAAGGTGTACCTGCCGGGGCCCAACCGCATCGCGGCGGCCTGCGTCCGTGCGCTGAACTACTGA
- a CDS encoding dihydrolipoamide acetyltransferase family protein, translated as MKEVLLPELAESVVEGEILKWLVAEGDDIALEQPLCEVMTDKVTVELPSPVAGVLHKRLAQEGDVVAVHAAIAVIDEGGAASSAQPSATQAIQDSAGNPAADALPPQAQEEREQVGGSIVEATHLPQADDDSASLFKAFASDEQVKVQGLGSRSGSGAPGSSTAGTGVLERGPVAAAPARADGRVLAVPAARQLARELGVDLAAVGGSGPNGRIRVQDVLAHSEVGRPQAAAPAPAAPAVAQAPAPAPAAPQPAPRTPASGGLPVPPAQYRTPKGYEHLEDRVPLRGMRRAISTQMQASHLYTVRTLTVDEVNLTRLVEFRARVKDDAQAAGVRLSYLPFIFRAVATALRKYPSLNTSFDEATGEIVQKRYYNLGMAVATDAGLTVPVLRDVNHKSIFDLAREVTDLAGRAQSGKLAPDELAGSTFSITNIGSIGALFSFPIINVPDAAILGVHSIVKRPIVDEDDNIVVAHMMYLSLSFDHRLVDGAEAARFCKEVIRLLENPDRLMLEAL; from the coding sequence ATGAAAGAAGTGCTGCTGCCCGAACTTGCCGAAAGTGTGGTCGAGGGTGAAATCCTGAAATGGCTGGTCGCGGAGGGTGACGACATCGCTCTGGAACAGCCCCTGTGCGAGGTCATGACCGACAAGGTGACCGTCGAACTGCCCAGCCCGGTCGCGGGCGTGCTGCACAAGCGGCTCGCGCAGGAAGGCGACGTGGTGGCGGTCCACGCGGCCATCGCCGTGATTGACGAGGGGGGCGCCGCCAGCTCGGCTCAGCCCAGCGCCACCCAGGCGATTCAGGACAGCGCGGGCAACCCGGCCGCCGACGCCCTGCCCCCCCAGGCCCAGGAGGAGCGCGAGCAGGTCGGCGGCAGCATCGTCGAGGCGACGCACCTGCCCCAGGCGGACGACGACTCGGCCAGCCTGTTCAAGGCCTTCGCCAGCGACGAGCAGGTCAAGGTGCAGGGCCTGGGAAGCCGCAGCGGCAGCGGCGCGCCGGGGTCCAGTACCGCCGGCACGGGCGTGCTGGAGCGCGGGCCGGTGGCCGCCGCGCCCGCGCGGGCCGACGGCCGGGTGCTGGCCGTGCCCGCCGCGCGTCAGCTGGCCCGCGAACTCGGGGTGGACCTGGCCGCGGTCGGCGGCAGCGGTCCCAACGGCCGCATTCGCGTGCAGGACGTGCTGGCCCACAGCGAGGTGGGCAGGCCGCAGGCCGCTGCTCCTGCGCCCGCCGCCCCGGCGGTGGCCCAGGCTCCCGCGCCTGCCCCGGCTGCACCCCAGCCCGCGCCCCGCACCCCGGCGAGCGGCGGCCTGCCTGTGCCCCCCGCGCAGTACCGCACGCCCAAGGGCTACGAGCACCTCGAAGACCGCGTGCCCCTGCGCGGCATGCGCCGGGCGATCAGCACCCAGATGCAGGCCTCGCACCTCTACACCGTGCGCACCCTGACGGTGGACGAGGTCAACCTGACCCGCCTCGTCGAGTTCCGCGCCCGCGTCAAGGACGACGCGCAGGCGGCGGGCGTGCGGCTGTCGTACCTGCCCTTCATCTTCCGGGCGGTGGCGACCGCGCTGCGCAAATATCCCAGCCTGAACACGTCTTTCGACGAGGCGACGGGCGAGATCGTGCAGAAGCGCTACTACAACCTCGGCATGGCGGTGGCGACCGACGCGGGCCTCACCGTACCGGTGCTGCGCGACGTGAACCACAAGAGCATCTTCGACCTCGCGCGCGAAGTCACCGACCTCGCCGGGCGCGCGCAATCGGGCAAGCTCGCCCCCGACGAACTGGCGGGCAGTACGTTCAGCATCACCAACATCGGGTCCATCGGGGCGCTGTTCTCCTTCCCGATCATCAACGTACCCGACGCGGCGATCCTGGGCGTGCACAGCATCGTCAAGCGGCCGATTGTCGATGAGGACGACAACATCGTCGTGGCGCACATGATGTACCTCTCGCTGTCCTTCGACCACCGCCTCGTGGACGGGGCCGAGGCCGCCCGCTTCTGCAAGGAGGTCATCCGCCTGCTGGAGAACCCCGACCGCCTGATGCTCGAAGCGCTGTAA
- a CDS encoding AEC family transporter — translation MLQALGTVLFPVILVAGLGALLSSRLPIDQATISRITLYLLSPALVLNTVLTTPVRAAEALQLGAAYLGVLVLCVGLGWLCGVGRPRPEQRSLAASVGIWNSGNMGLPIALFAFGKAGFDRATLLFLMSFIGMYVVGPLLYGGAAARGLGGLLRTLFRLPAITVALVALAWRLLHLPVPAGVSRGVELLSQATLPMVLLSLGLQLGAGGWPRLHGRLWLATAARLLGGPLIALGVGTLAGLQHGALAVLVLSAGMPTAVNALLLGREYGGDTETVAGVVLLSTLASVVTIAVVVTLLPRL, via the coding sequence ATGCTCCAGGCGCTCGGCACCGTCCTCTTTCCGGTGATTCTGGTGGCGGGGCTGGGGGCGCTGCTCTCGTCGCGCCTGCCCATCGACCAGGCCACCATCTCGCGGATCACGCTGTACCTGCTTAGCCCGGCGCTGGTCCTCAATACCGTCCTGACCACGCCCGTGCGCGCCGCCGAGGCCTTGCAACTCGGCGCGGCGTACCTGGGCGTGCTCGTGCTGTGCGTGGGGCTGGGGTGGCTGTGCGGGGTGGGCCGCCCCCGCCCCGAGCAGCGCAGCCTCGCGGCCAGCGTGGGCATCTGGAACAGCGGCAACATGGGACTGCCCATCGCCCTGTTCGCTTTCGGCAAGGCGGGCTTCGACCGGGCCACGCTGCTGTTCCTGATGTCGTTTATCGGCATGTATGTGGTCGGGCCGCTCCTGTACGGTGGCGCGGCCGCTAGGGGGCTGGGCGGCCTGCTCCGGACCCTGTTCCGGCTGCCGGCCATCACGGTGGCGCTCGTGGCGCTGGCGTGGCGGCTGCTGCACCTGCCCGTACCGGCGGGCGTGTCGCGCGGCGTCGAGCTGCTGTCGCAGGCGACCCTGCCGATGGTGCTGCTGTCGCTGGGCCTGCAACTGGGCGCGGGGGGCTGGCCCCGGCTACACGGGCGGCTGTGGCTGGCGACGGCGGCGCGGCTCCTGGGCGGGCCGCTCATTGCGCTGGGGGTGGGCACGCTCGCCGGGCTCCAGCACGGGGCGCTGGCGGTACTGGTCCTCTCGGCGGGGATGCCCACGGCCGTCAACGCCCTGCTGCTGGGCCGCGAGTACGGCGGCGACACCGAGACCGTGGCGGGCGTGGTGCTGCTCTCGACCCTGGCCTCGGTGGTCACCATCGCGGTGGTCGTGACGCTGCTGCCGCGTCTCTAG
- a CDS encoding magnesium transporter CorA family protein, which yields MIRAKRLDNGQDLEWTGQSEGIWVDAHDPTPEELARLRAAFPLNRLALEDALERGHWSRAEQYPEHAFITVRSFTRPADPDEFTERMSLFVFPHAVLSLSHTGTLALTAVWDLVGRESVNTAQEVTYELLDATADTFFQLGDALEGRVEALEEQVFRDQRSNPVGPVFELKHLLGQARRLASEAREATALLGRHANGTSADLVRYRDVQDSFTRVSSRLDGLRDFLTSLLDLHLNLQSQRMNEVMRTLTAVSVIFLPLTFLAGVWGMNFEHMPELKSPYGYLFAWLSFAAVGGVLAVYFKRRGWW from the coding sequence ATGATCCGTGCCAAGCGTCTGGACAATGGGCAGGACCTAGAGTGGACCGGCCAGTCGGAGGGAATCTGGGTGGACGCCCACGACCCCACCCCCGAGGAACTCGCGCGCCTGCGCGCCGCCTTTCCCCTCAACCGGCTGGCCCTGGAGGACGCCCTGGAACGCGGTCACTGGTCCCGCGCCGAGCAGTACCCCGAGCACGCGTTCATCACGGTGCGCAGCTTCACGCGGCCCGCCGACCCCGACGAATTCACCGAGCGCATGAGCCTGTTCGTCTTTCCGCACGCGGTCCTGAGCCTGAGCCACACCGGCACGCTGGCCCTGACGGCCGTGTGGGACCTCGTGGGCCGCGAGAGCGTGAATACGGCGCAGGAGGTGACCTACGAACTGCTCGACGCCACGGCCGACACCTTCTTCCAGCTCGGCGACGCGCTGGAGGGGCGGGTCGAGGCGCTCGAGGAACAGGTGTTCCGTGACCAGCGCAGCAACCCGGTGGGGCCGGTCTTCGAACTCAAGCACCTGCTGGGGCAGGCGCGGCGGCTGGCGAGCGAGGCCCGCGAGGCGACCGCGCTGCTGGGCCGCCACGCCAACGGCACGAGCGCCGACCTCGTGCGCTACCGCGACGTGCAGGACAGCTTCACGCGCGTGAGCAGCCGCCTCGACGGCCTGCGCGACTTCCTGACCAGCCTGCTCGACCTGCACCTGAACCTCCAGAGCCAGCGCATGAACGAGGTGATGCGCACCCTGACGGCCGTGAGCGTCATCTTCCTGCCGCTGACCTTCCTCGCGGGCGTGTGGGGCATGAACTTCGAGCACATGCCCGAACTCAAGAGCCCCTACGGCTACCTGTTCGCGTGGCTGAGCTTCGCGGCGGTCGGGGGCGTGCTGGCGGTGTACTTCAAGCGCCGGGGCTGGTGGTGA
- a CDS encoding fluoride efflux transporter FluC produces MKLSLWLWLLAGGALGAALRQGVVLAALPLTTRTGLPLAVLGINVLGSFLLGLTLALVGRGVWPEAARVAFGTGVLGAFTTFSTFSTEIDGLLGRGWAGWALAYAVGSVALGLGAATLGRLLGARL; encoded by the coding sequence ATGAAGTTGTCGCTGTGGCTGTGGCTGCTCGCGGGCGGGGCGCTGGGTGCGGCCCTGCGCCAGGGGGTCGTGCTGGCGGCGCTGCCCCTGACCACCCGCACGGGACTGCCCCTGGCCGTGCTGGGCATCAACGTGCTGGGGTCCTTTCTGCTGGGGCTCACGCTGGCGCTCGTGGGCCGGGGCGTGTGGCCCGAGGCGGCGCGCGTGGCCTTCGGCACGGGGGTGCTGGGGGCCTTCACGACCTTCTCGACCTTCAGCACCGAGATCGACGGGCTGCTGGGGCGCGGCTGGGCAGGCTGGGCGCTGGCCTACGCGGTGGGCAGCGTGGCCTTGGGCCTGGGGGCGGCCACCCTCGGCCGGCTGCTGGGGGCGCGGCTGTGA
- the xseA gene encoding exodeoxyribonuclease VII large subunit has protein sequence MTAGRRSRKKAEVARPPEQFLDLADVLAYVGQVIARGVPGAVWVRAEIASLTDRRHLYLDLVQLGEGGEVAKCRATLWARERAVLEGKFRRATGGHLTAGLKVLLFCQPEFHPQYGFSLNVLDLSPEFTLGDAALRLDALRAQLIAEGSYGLNRQLPPPTDFGRVAVLSPDGAAGLGDFRRETDPLEAAGVTQFVYLEATFQGHAAAASLGAAIAQARAVHAEAPLDALVVIRGGGAVTDLAWLNDLEVARALATFPAPVITGLGHARDDTLPDEVACVRTDTPSKAAALIVRTVAAAAAQAQEDARTIRTHAAQVLVDAAAAAEWAHDRAGIAARRAADRAALEVDALMRQALGLTPGRTLARGYALVRGAGGEVVTRAAALRPGTPLRLEFADGEVTAEVTV, from the coding sequence GTGACCGCCGGCCGCCGGAGCCGCAAGAAGGCCGAGGTCGCCCGCCCGCCCGAGCAGTTCCTCGATCTCGCGGACGTGCTGGCCTATGTCGGGCAGGTCATCGCGCGTGGGGTGCCGGGCGCGGTGTGGGTGCGCGCCGAGATCGCCAGCCTGACCGACCGGCGGCACCTGTACCTCGACCTCGTGCAGCTCGGCGAGGGCGGCGAGGTCGCCAAGTGCCGCGCGACGTTGTGGGCCCGCGAGCGCGCCGTGCTGGAGGGCAAGTTCCGCCGGGCCACCGGGGGCCACCTGACGGCGGGCCTCAAGGTGCTGCTGTTCTGCCAGCCGGAGTTTCACCCGCAGTACGGCTTCTCGCTCAACGTGCTGGACCTTTCGCCCGAATTCACGCTGGGGGACGCCGCGCTGCGCCTGGACGCCCTGCGCGCCCAGCTGATCGCCGAGGGGTCCTACGGCCTGAACCGGCAGCTGCCCCCGCCGACCGACTTCGGGCGTGTGGCGGTCCTCTCGCCGGACGGCGCGGCGGGCCTGGGCGATTTCCGGCGCGAAACCGATCCGCTGGAAGCCGCCGGAGTCACGCAGTTCGTGTACCTGGAGGCCACCTTCCAGGGCCACGCGGCGGCGGCCAGCCTGGGGGCGGCCATCGCGCAGGCCCGCGCCGTTCACGCCGAGGCCCCGCTCGACGCCCTGGTGGTGATCCGGGGAGGCGGGGCCGTGACCGATCTGGCATGGCTCAACGACCTGGAGGTGGCGCGCGCGCTGGCGACGTTCCCGGCGCCGGTCATCACCGGCCTGGGCCACGCCCGCGACGACACCCTGCCCGACGAGGTGGCCTGCGTGCGCACCGACACGCCGAGCAAGGCCGCCGCCCTGATCGTGCGGACCGTCGCGGCGGCGGCGGCGCAGGCGCAGGAGGACGCCCGGACCATCCGCACCCACGCGGCGCAGGTCCTCGTGGACGCGGCGGCGGCGGCCGAGTGGGCGCACGACCGGGCCGGGATCGCCGCCCGGCGCGCCGCCGACCGCGCAGCGCTGGAGGTGGACGCCCTGATGCGCCAGGCGCTGGGCCTCACGCCGGGGCGCACGCTGGCACGCGGCTACGCGCTGGTGCGCGGCGCGGGCGGCGAGGTCGTGACCCGCGCGGCCGCTCTGCGCCCCGGCACGCCCCTGCGGCTGGAATTCGCCGACGGCGAGGTGACGGCCGAGGTCACGGTCTGA
- a CDS encoding sulfurtransferase, whose translation MTAPAYPLKSAAWLLDHLDDPEVRVLDCRYALSDPLLGRLAYMDGHVPGAVYADLETDLSGPVQEGGAGGRHPLPDPAALAAWLGSVGIGNGNVVVCYDDPGNGQGFYAARAWWLLRWLGHREAYVLDGGYPAYRAEGGEATAEEPAHAPATFTPHVRPELVATAQDVAERPEGTLLIDSRAPERYRGEREPIDAQAGHIPGAVNRDWSGALNAYGHWRDADAQTGRLEAGTAPTITYCGSGVSAAPNLLARELAGVPLGPDNRLYAGSWSDWISDPARPVATGDFSTGDEVVGPRPETPTGDPAQS comes from the coding sequence ATGACCGCTCCTGCCTACCCGCTGAAGTCGGCCGCGTGGCTGCTCGACCACCTCGACGACCCCGAAGTGCGCGTCCTGGACTGCCGCTACGCCCTGTCCGACCCCCTGCTGGGGCGCCTGGCCTACATGGACGGCCACGTGCCCGGCGCCGTCTACGCCGACCTGGAAACCGACCTGAGCGGCCCGGTGCAGGAGGGCGGTGCGGGAGGCCGCCACCCGCTGCCCGACCCCGCCGCCCTGGCCGCGTGGCTGGGCAGCGTGGGCATCGGCAACGGCAACGTGGTCGTGTGCTACGACGATCCGGGCAACGGCCAGGGCTTCTATGCCGCGCGGGCATGGTGGCTGCTGCGCTGGCTGGGGCACCGCGAGGCGTACGTGCTGGACGGGGGCTATCCGGCATACCGCGCCGAGGGCGGCGAGGCGACGGCCGAGGAACCGGCCCACGCTCCGGCCACCTTCACGCCCCACGTGCGTCCCGAACTCGTCGCCACGGCGCAGGACGTGGCCGAGCGTCCGGAAGGCACCCTGCTGATCGACTCGCGCGCCCCCGAGCGCTACCGGGGCGAGCGCGAACCCATCGACGCCCAGGCCGGGCACATTCCGGGAGCCGTGAACCGCGACTGGTCGGGGGCGCTGAACGCCTACGGCCACTGGCGCGACGCCGACGCCCAGACCGGACGGCTGGAGGCGGGAACGGCCCCCACCATCACCTACTGCGGCAGCGGGGTGAGCGCGGCTCCCAACCTGCTGGCCCGCGAACTGGCCGGCGTCCCCCTGGGGCCGGACAACCGCCTGTATGCCGGCTCGTGGAGCGACTGGATCAGCGACCCCGCGCGGCCGGTGGCGACCGGCGACTTCAGCACCGGCGACGAGGTGGTCGGCCCACGGCCGGAGACCCCGACCGGCGACCCGGCCCAGTCCTGA